A part of Oncorhynchus gorbuscha isolate QuinsamMale2020 ecotype Even-year linkage group LG09, OgorEven_v1.0, whole genome shotgun sequence genomic DNA contains:
- the LOC124044086 gene encoding uncharacterized protein LOC124044086 isoform X2, whose product MAEKPEAGDSEDEVEDVYEVERIIDMRTEEGEVLYRVRWKNYSSDDDTWEPEAHLEDCREVLLGYKRALAEAKVTKDQDAKKCMKLPMKSDVFDADSDSDSDIDKPTDLHVKKKKKKKPREEDEEEAPPLKEKRKKKKDKRKEDFRPRPAPESDEEELSPPPTPGRGTKMSDSKKRFVDSDEEEEAPVPSKKHRKDKTKDGGKHWKKENGEEGKKKKKKKKDRRGDLESTEDEATAPLEEELSEGPSESQTDDTTTTEKSRADDKPKNKKGKSELKLQGIKDFLQDKKGKKLETSSPMLSASGLAKLKSLTSSKSQGRDEPTPTSDSSDTPAPAQVHKKAKGKSHETTPAPPKIPSSSSSSSSSSSGAGASTSKTVEESKVVVGGDKEPTASTNLFEKFLLNCEAKDRVPRKQMVHQPTTTENTKPPKLIGKIEKRTKPTKESPARKPEPDKSKHTDAFRPSQSPGAMETGDRAEAEEEPAQKSKFGGEDRREEAQRWERRTQEDDRRRRRREDSEPRLFIACDDNQDPLESADKSDKGQASLNLGMDLNLDWMTLEDFQKHLNGEDEILSAPPLSPGELRDAVKSGDYMSVKLALNSKEDYNLDQEAYTVEQKSLSGKEKSLNEEEDILNEEKKTLCDEEKRLSDEEKRLSDEEKPLCAAGNPHRTRNPHRERNSLCKDEIPQCEENHLHKEEKNSLHNKEKTSCGEDNTSCDVEKTLCDMERALCDIKKGAEESSLSGDEIHENSSGDEVERQRLDSNVPSGSDPLPSNAESSCEDEYEQYPPKTAQAKKTCRKIFAPRKGTRSSLRSSTKMTVSACSTIDDDDDKGKLDKKYFCLYCNEPHHNIARHLERMHAEEAAVGHAISFPKLSKIRSLLLDQLRNKGNDQHNLEILQCGDEVVTKKIPSYSGASVRDYLPCQHCVAFFNKIDLWKHESSCNARKGQDETRGGKRVKIQAASSQLVPLPVYSTGGCEEIIHNMNQDDISCHIKNDPLICKYGNALSAKHGHAKSQFTYIGSKMRELARFVLNVNEMDCDVQYLHEVCVPSKFKLAVHAARKMSGHDPASDRYKTPSLALKIGYSLKRATEIAFGESRMTEDREAEEQAKSFIELLENDWNNCFSGLSLSAVPQCDEVDVSSLTEDLIKLQKFLKVAEDTAKKELLENPTNTVWKKLNETLLAEIALFNRKRTGEVAKMLLETYTNRKKAPASADIFNNLSRLEQELGDDKLTRLEIEGKNGRKMPVLLTERMISSLEILIANRDKVGVSKDNPYVFARSLDAASYIRGFDCLRKCAHECDAKNPESLIHATVRKEVAIHCQILNLNESELDQVAKLLGHDTQVHKEYYRLSENAAHLAEISKLLLAMDQVPVVIPGPSGERVVSPTYGEY is encoded by the exons ATGGCGGAAAAGCCAGAGGCTGGAGACAGCGAAGACGAGGTTGAAGATGTGTACGAAGTGGAGAGGATTATTGACATGCGAACGGAGGAG GGGGAGGTCCTGTACCGCGTTCGCTGGAAGAACTACTCCTCTGACGATGACACGTGGGAGCCTGAGGCCCACCTGGAGGATTGCAGGGAGGTGCTCCTGGGCTACAAGAGGGCTCTGGCAGAGGCTAAGGTCACAAAAGACCAAGATGCTAAGAAATGCATG AAGTTGCCCATGAAGAGTGATGTGTTCGATGCTGACTCTGACAGCGACAGTGATATTGACAAGCCCACAGACCTGCATgttaagaagaagaaaaagaagaagcccagagaagaggatgaggaggaggcacCTCCCctgaaggagaagaggaaaaaGAAGAAAGACAAGCGCAAGGAGGACTTCAGGCCTCGTCCGGCACCGGAGTCTGATGAAGAGGAGCTTTCCCCTCCCCCAACCCCTGGCCGCGGAACCAAGATGTCCGACTCCAAAAAGAGATTTGTTGACTCCGATGAAGAGGAAGAAGCCCCTGTGCCCTCCAAGAAGCACAGGAAGGACAAGACCAAGGATGGAGGGAAGCACTGGAAAAAAGAGAAtggggaggaagggaagaagaagaagaagaaaaagaaggatCGAAGGGGTGATCTGGAGTCTACTGAAGATGAGGCCACCGCCCCCCTGGAAGAGGAGCTTAGCGAGGGGCCATCTGAGTCCCAGACGGATGATACCACCACAACGGAAAAGTCTCGCGCTGATGACAAGCCCAAGAATAAGAAGGGTAAGTCAGAACTGAAGCTGCAGGGCATCAAGGACTTCCTTCAGGACAAGAAAGGCAAGAAACTGGAAACTTCGTCGCCAATGCTCTCCGCAAGCGGCCTCGCAAAACTGAAGAGCCTCACTTCCTCCAAGAGCCAGGGCCGGGATGAGCCGACACCAACCTCTGACTCCAGCGACACTCCTGCCCCAGCCCAAGTCCACAAGAAGGCCAAGGGCAAGAGCCACGAGACCACTCCTGCACCGCCTAAAAttccctcttcctcatcctcttcttcctcttcctcctctggtgCAGGGGCAAGCACCAGCAAGACTGTGGAGGAGTCTAAAGTTGTAGTGGGTGGGGATAAGGAGCCGACCGCCTCCACTAACCTGTTTGAGAAGTTCCTGCTGAACTGCGAGGCCAAGGACCGTGTTCCCCGCAAACAGATGGTCCACCAGCCCACCACCACAGAGAACACTAAACCACCTAAG CTCATAGGGAAAATTGAGAAAAGGACCAAGCCGACAAAGGAGTCACCTGCTCGGAAGCCAGAGCCAGATAAGTCCAAACATACAGACG CATTTCGGCCCAGTCAGAGCCCCGGTGCTATGGAGACTGGTGACAGGGCGGAGGCAGAGGAGGAACCCGCCCAGAAGTCAAAGTTCGGTGGAGAGGACCGGAGGGAGGAGGCTCAACGTTGGGAGAGGAGGACCCAAGAGgatgacaggaggaggaggaggagagaggacagcgaGCCACGCCTCTTCATCGCCTGTGACGACAATCAAGACCCCTTGGAGAGCGCTGACAAGTCTG ACAAAGGGCAAGCCTCTCTTAACCTTGGAATGGACCTCAACTTGGACTGGATGACACTGGAGGACTTTCAGAAACATTTGAACGGagaggatgagattctctctgcTCCACCTCTATCTCCCG GTGAGCTGCGGGATGCAGTGAAAAGTGGGGATTACATGTCTGTGAAACTTGCACTCAATTCCAAAGAGGACTACAATCTGGACCAGGAG GCATACACTGTTGAACAGAAGAGTTTAAGTGGCAAAGAGAAGAGTTTAAATGAGGAAGAGGATATTTTAAATGAGGAAAAGAAGACTTTATGTGATGAAGAGAAGAGATTAAGTGATGAAGAGAAGAGATTAAGTGATGAAGAGAAGCCTTTATGTGCAGCAGGGAATCCTCACCGCACAAGGAATCCTCACCGCGAAAGGAATTCTCTTTGCAAAGATGAGATTCCTCAATGCGAAGAGAATCATTTACACAAGGAAGAGAAAAATTCTCTACACAATAAAGAGAAGACATCATGTGGTGAAGATAATACTTCATGCGATGTGGAGAAGACTTTATGTGACATGGAGAGAGCTTTATGTGACATAAAGAAGGGTGCTGAGGAAAGCAGTTTGAGTGGTGACGAGATTCACGAAAACAGTTCAGGTGATGAGGTAGAACGACAAAGACTTGATTCAAATGTTCCAAGTGGGTCAGATCCTCTTCCATCTAATGCAGAAAGCTCATGCGAGGATGAATATGAGCAGTACCCTCCAAAAACGGCACAAGCTAAAAAAACTTGCCGCAAAATATTTGCGCCACGTAAAGGTACACGGTCAAGCTTACGTTCCAGCACAAAAATGACAGTCAGCGCATGTAGTAcgatagatgatgatgatgataagggGAAATTGGACAAAAAGTATTTCTGCCTTTATTGCAATGAACCACACCACAACATTGCAAGACATTTAGAAAGGATGCACGCAGAAGAAGCAGCTGTTGGTCATGCTATCAGCTTCCCAAAACTCTCCAAAATCAGGTCTCTGTTGCTTGACCAACTCCGTAACAAAGGCAACGATCAACACAACTTAGAAATTCTTCAATGTGGAGATGAAGTTGTGACAAAGAAAATACCCTCTTACAGTGGTGCTTCTGTGCGTGACTACCTACCCTGTCAACACTGTGTAGCTTTTTTTAACAAAATAGATTTATGGAAGCATGAGAGCTCATGTAATGCCAGAAAAGGACAAGATGAAACGAGGGGAGGAAAAAGAGTGAAGATCCAGGCTGCGTCCTCTCAACTTGTTCCATTGCCTGTCTATTCTACTGGAGGATGTGAAGAAATAATACACAATATGAATCAAGATGACATCTCATGCCACATCAAAAATGATCCCCTCATATGTAAATATGGCAATGCACTATCTGCAAAGCATGGTCATGCCAAGTCACAGTTTACTTACATTGGTTCAAAAATGAGGGAATTGGCTAGATTTGTACTTAATGTAAATGAGATGGACTGTGATGTCCAATACTTGCATGAAGTATGTGTACCATCCAAATTCAAATTGGCCGTTCATGCTGCCAGGAAAATGAGTGGTCATGACCCTGCCTCAGACAGGTACAAGACCCCATCTCTTGCTTTAAAGATTGGCTATTCCTTGAAAAGAGCTACCGAAATAGCTTTTGGGGAGAGTCGTATGACAGAGGACCGTGAGGCAGAGGAACAAGCCAAAAGCTTCATTGAACTTCTTGAAAACGATTGGAATAACTGTTTTTCCGGTCTATCCCTCAGCGCTGTCCCTCAGTGTGATGAAGTTGATGTGTCTTCACTAACTGAGGATTTGATCAAACTTCAGAAGTTTCTCAAGGTTGCAGAGGACACAGCGAAGAAAGAATTGCTGGAGAACCCCACCAACACTGTCTGGAAAAAGCTCAATGAAACTCTTCTTGCAGAAATAGCTCTCTTCAACAGAAAAAGGACAGGGGAAGTTGCGAAAATGCTGTTGGAAACGTACACAAACAGGAAGAAAGCTCCAGCTAGTGCAGACATTTTCAATAACCTCTCAAGGCTGGAGCAGGAGCTTGGAGATGACAAATTAACCAGGTTGGAAATAGAAGGCAAAAATGGTAGGAAAATGCCAGTCCTACTAACGGAGAGGATGATCTCATCTCTTGAGATCCTTATTGCAAACAGAGACAAAGTTGGTGTGTCAAAGGACAACCCTTATGTCTTTGCACGTAGCCTGGATGCAGCAAGCTACATCAGAGGGTTTGACTGTCTGAGGAAGTGTGCACATGAGTGTGATGCAAAGAATCCTGAAAGTCTGATCCATGCGACAGTGAGGAAAGAGGTTGCTATCCATTGCCAAATACTAAACTTGAATGAAAGTGAATTGGATCAGGTGGCAAAGTTATTGGGACATGACACCCAGGTCCATAAAGAGTACTACAGGCTCTCTGAAAATGCAGCACATCTAGCAGAAATCAGCAAATTGCTGCTTGCAATGGATCAGGTTCCAGTGGTAATTCCAGGGCCATCTGGGGAAAGGGTTGTTTCTCCTACATATGGTGAGTATTAG
- the LOC124044086 gene encoding uncharacterized protein LOC124044086 isoform X3 has protein sequence MMSKRSKFTRSYKIQHLPQAYTVEQKSLSGKEKSLNEEEDILNEEKKTLCDEEKRLSDEEKRLSDEEKPLCAAGNPHRTRNPHRERNSLCKDEIPQCEENHLHKEEKNSLHNKEKTSCGEDNTSCDVEKTLCDMERALCDIKKGAEESSLSGDEIHENSSGDEVERQRLDSNVPSGSDPLPSNAESSCEDEYEQYPPKTAQAKKTCRKIFAPRKGTRSSLRSSTKMTVSACSTIDDDDDKGKLDKKYFCLYCNEPHHNIARHLERMHAEEAAVGHAISFPKLSKIRSLLLDQLRNKGNDQHNLEILQCGDEVVTKKIPSYSGASVRDYLPCQHCVAFFNKIDLWKHESSCNARKGQDETRGGKRVKIQAASSQLVPLPVYSTGGCEEIIHNMNQDDISCHIKNDPLICKYGNALSAKHGHAKSQFTYIGSKMRELARFVLNVNEMDCDVQYLHEVCVPSKFKLAVHAARKMSGHDPASDRYKTPSLALKIGYSLKRATEIAFGESRMTEDREAEEQAKSFIELLENDWNNCFSGLSLSAVPQCDEVDVSSLTEDLIKLQKFLKVAEDTAKKELLENPTNTVWKKLNETLLAEIALFNRKRTGEVAKMLLETYTNRKKAPASADIFNNLSRLEQELGDDKLTRLEIEGKNGRKMPVLLTERMISSLEILIANRDKVGVSKDNPYVFARSLDAASYIRGFDCLRKCAHECDAKNPESLIHATVRKEVAIHCQILNLNESELDQVAKLLGHDTQVHKEYYRLSENAAHLAEISKLLLAMDQVPVVIPGPSGERVVSPTYGTSSAGTYPAGTDSGRTYPTETCPTGSSYPTETYSAKSYTVEAQPSRSYHAGTYPEKSYPSGLQSVMSYSAGTDSARAYPTVTHPAGTYPAGSYVAGTYTAETHDARSYPASAYTSGTNPVRSYPEETYPVGNHFVGTQLARSYPGTYPGTLSCTNTTSAYSYYTNTSNADASCRGSS, from the exons ATGATGAGCAAGAGGTCAAAGTTCACAAGAAGCTATAAGATACAACATTTACCTCAG GCATACACTGTTGAACAGAAGAGTTTAAGTGGCAAAGAGAAGAGTTTAAATGAGGAAGAGGATATTTTAAATGAGGAAAAGAAGACTTTATGTGATGAAGAGAAGAGATTAAGTGATGAAGAGAAGAGATTAAGTGATGAAGAGAAGCCTTTATGTGCAGCAGGGAATCCTCACCGCACAAGGAATCCTCACCGCGAAAGGAATTCTCTTTGCAAAGATGAGATTCCTCAATGCGAAGAGAATCATTTACACAAGGAAGAGAAAAATTCTCTACACAATAAAGAGAAGACATCATGTGGTGAAGATAATACTTCATGCGATGTGGAGAAGACTTTATGTGACATGGAGAGAGCTTTATGTGACATAAAGAAGGGTGCTGAGGAAAGCAGTTTGAGTGGTGACGAGATTCACGAAAACAGTTCAGGTGATGAGGTAGAACGACAAAGACTTGATTCAAATGTTCCAAGTGGGTCAGATCCTCTTCCATCTAATGCAGAAAGCTCATGCGAGGATGAATATGAGCAGTACCCTCCAAAAACGGCACAAGCTAAAAAAACTTGCCGCAAAATATTTGCGCCACGTAAAGGTACACGGTCAAGCTTACGTTCCAGCACAAAAATGACAGTCAGCGCATGTAGTAcgatagatgatgatgatgataagggGAAATTGGACAAAAAGTATTTCTGCCTTTATTGCAATGAACCACACCACAACATTGCAAGACATTTAGAAAGGATGCACGCAGAAGAAGCAGCTGTTGGTCATGCTATCAGCTTCCCAAAACTCTCCAAAATCAGGTCTCTGTTGCTTGACCAACTCCGTAACAAAGGCAACGATCAACACAACTTAGAAATTCTTCAATGTGGAGATGAAGTTGTGACAAAGAAAATACCCTCTTACAGTGGTGCTTCTGTGCGTGACTACCTACCCTGTCAACACTGTGTAGCTTTTTTTAACAAAATAGATTTATGGAAGCATGAGAGCTCATGTAATGCCAGAAAAGGACAAGATGAAACGAGGGGAGGAAAAAGAGTGAAGATCCAGGCTGCGTCCTCTCAACTTGTTCCATTGCCTGTCTATTCTACTGGAGGATGTGAAGAAATAATACACAATATGAATCAAGATGACATCTCATGCCACATCAAAAATGATCCCCTCATATGTAAATATGGCAATGCACTATCTGCAAAGCATGGTCATGCCAAGTCACAGTTTACTTACATTGGTTCAAAAATGAGGGAATTGGCTAGATTTGTACTTAATGTAAATGAGATGGACTGTGATGTCCAATACTTGCATGAAGTATGTGTACCATCCAAATTCAAATTGGCCGTTCATGCTGCCAGGAAAATGAGTGGTCATGACCCTGCCTCAGACAGGTACAAGACCCCATCTCTTGCTTTAAAGATTGGCTATTCCTTGAAAAGAGCTACCGAAATAGCTTTTGGGGAGAGTCGTATGACAGAGGACCGTGAGGCAGAGGAACAAGCCAAAAGCTTCATTGAACTTCTTGAAAACGATTGGAATAACTGTTTTTCCGGTCTATCCCTCAGCGCTGTCCCTCAGTGTGATGAAGTTGATGTGTCTTCACTAACTGAGGATTTGATCAAACTTCAGAAGTTTCTCAAGGTTGCAGAGGACACAGCGAAGAAAGAATTGCTGGAGAACCCCACCAACACTGTCTGGAAAAAGCTCAATGAAACTCTTCTTGCAGAAATAGCTCTCTTCAACAGAAAAAGGACAGGGGAAGTTGCGAAAATGCTGTTGGAAACGTACACAAACAGGAAGAAAGCTCCAGCTAGTGCAGACATTTTCAATAACCTCTCAAGGCTGGAGCAGGAGCTTGGAGATGACAAATTAACCAGGTTGGAAATAGAAGGCAAAAATGGTAGGAAAATGCCAGTCCTACTAACGGAGAGGATGATCTCATCTCTTGAGATCCTTATTGCAAACAGAGACAAAGTTGGTGTGTCAAAGGACAACCCTTATGTCTTTGCACGTAGCCTGGATGCAGCAAGCTACATCAGAGGGTTTGACTGTCTGAGGAAGTGTGCACATGAGTGTGATGCAAAGAATCCTGAAAGTCTGATCCATGCGACAGTGAGGAAAGAGGTTGCTATCCATTGCCAAATACTAAACTTGAATGAAAGTGAATTGGATCAGGTGGCAAAGTTATTGGGACATGACACCCAGGTCCATAAAGAGTACTACAGGCTCTCTGAAAATGCAGCACATCTAGCAGAAATCAGCAAATTGCTGCTTGCAATGGATCAGGTTCCAGTGGTAATTCCAGGGCCATCTGGGGAAAGGGTTGTTTCTCCTACATATG GGACATCTTCTGCAGGGACATACCCAGCTGGGACAGATAGTGGAAGGACATATCCTACCGAGACATGTCCTACTGGGTCATCATATCCTACAGAGACATATTCAGCGAAGTCATATACTGTGGAGGCACAGCCTTCAAGGTCATATCATGCTGGGACATATCCTGAGAAGTCATATCCTTCAGGATTACAATCTGTGATGTCATATTCTGCGGGGACAGATTCTGCGAGAGCATATCCTACCGTGACACATCCTGCAGGGACCTATCCAGCAGGTTCATATGTTGCAGGGACATATACTGCAGAGACACATGATGCAAGATCATATCCTGCAAGTGCTTATACTTCGGGGACGAATCCTGTCAGGTCATATCCTGAAGAGACATATCCTGTGGGGAACCATTTTGTGGGTACACAACTTGCTAGGTCATATCCTGGAACATATCCTGGAACACTATCCTGCACAAACACTACCAGCGCATACAGTTATTACACCAACACTTCCAACGCAGACGCTTCCTGTCGGGGCAGTTCCTGA